In Natronococcus sp. AD-5, the genomic window GGTCACCTCGAACGTCGTCCCGTCGACGGTGAACGTCTCGCCCTCCTCGGCGTACCGGCGGCCCCGATGGATCTGCGTAACCTCGCCCTCGAGAGCCTGACTCTGCATCCGCTCGTTCGGCAGGAGTTCGGCGGGGTCGAGTTCTCCCATGGGTGGCCGTTCTCCGGTGGCACGGAAAACCGTTGACCCTCCACTCGTGGGTTTCCACCGGCCCGTTTACGGAACATATCGAAACCCGCCGCCCGAGTGGGAAGGGAAGATTCTTCCGACTGCCTGCCGGAGGAACAGCCATGAGCCAGTTCACGGTTACCGGTCGGTTCAAGAGCCGCGACGAGTACGCGGCGTTTGAAACCACGATCGAAGCCGAGAACGAGCGCGTCGACCGCGAACACGTGCTCTCCCAGCTCGGAAGCCGTCACGGGCTCAAGCGAACGCAGATCGAACTCGACGAGGTTACCCAACAATGAGTCAACAGCAACTCCAGCAGCTCTCCCAGGAGCTCCAGGAAATCGAAGAACAGATCGAGACCCTCCAGCAGAACGTCGAGGGAGTCCAGCAGGAACAGCACGACGTCGACGAGGCCATCGAGGCGCTCGACACCCTCGAGACGGGCTCGACGGTCCAGGTCCCGCTCGGCGGCGGCGCCTACCTGCGCGCGACCATCGAGGACATCGACGAAGTGATCGTCGACCTCGGCGCCGACTACGCCGCGGAGTTCGAGGAGGGCGACGCCGTCGACGCCCTCGAGAACAAGAAGGTGCGACTCGGCGACCGGATCGACGACATCAACGAGGAGATCTCCGAGCTCCAGGCGGAGAGCCAGGAGCTCGAACAGCAGGCCCAGCAGCTCCAGCAGCAGGCGATGCAACAGCAGATGCAGCAGATGGGCCAGCAGGGGCAGGGCCCGGACGAGTAGCGTAGGGACCGCCACCGATACCCATGTTCGACAACCTGAAGGAGAAGCTCGGGAGCTTTCGTGAAGACGCCGAAGCGGCCGCCGAGGAGAACGTCGAGGAGGTCGACGAGGACGAACTCGAGGACGAAGAACTCGACGACGTCGAGACTGCAGACGCCGCGGCGTCCGACTCGGAGTCCCCTGATACTACCGGCGAACCGGTCGATACAGTAGACGAGCCAGAGAGCGAACTCGAGGCCGAGATGGCGGCGCCACCCGAGGCGGCGGACGCGACCGCCGGAACGGAGGCCGACGAACGCGACGTTCAGGAGTCGCCGACGCCCGACCCGTCCGCGGCGACCGAACCGACGCCGGAGCCCGAACTCGAAACCGATCCGACCGCACCCGAACTCGAGGACGACGCCGACGAACCCCGCGAAACCGCAGCCGCCGAAGTCGAGTCCGTCGAGGGCGCCGACGCGGAAGCGGAGGAAGAAGACGAGGCGGACGACGGCGGAAACGGAACCGGCTTCGGCGCCAAGGCCCGTTCGCTCGTCAAAGGAAAATTCGTCATCGAGGAAGAGGACCTCGAGGGGCCGCTGTACGAACTCGAGATGGCGCTGCTCACGAGCGACGTCGAGATGGGCGTCGCCGAGGAGATCCTCGACAGCATCCGCGACGAACTGGTCGGCGAGACGCGCACGTTCACCACGTCGACCGGCGAGGTCGTCGAGGAGGCGCTTCGCAACGCGATCCACGACGTGATCAGCGTCGGCCAGTTCGACTTCGACGAGCGCATCGCGATCGAGGACAAGCCGGTCACGATCATCTTCACCGGCGTCAACGGCGTCGGAAAGACCACCTCGATCGCCAAGATGAGCCGCTACCTCGAGGAGCGCGGCTACTCGACGGTGATGGCCAACGGCGACACCTACCGCGCCGGGGCGAACGAACAGATCCAGGAACACGCGGACGCGCTCGACACGAAGTGCATCAGCCACGAACAGGGCGGCGACCCCGCCGCGGTGCTGTACGACGCCGTCGAGTACGCCGAGGCCAACGACGTCGACGTCGTGCTCGGCGATACGGCCGGCCGACTGCACACCGACGAGGGACTGATGGACCAACTCGAGAAGATCGACCGCGTCGTCGGCCCCGATATGACGCTGTTCGTCGACGAGGCCGTCGCCGGTCAGGACGCGGTCAACCGCGCCCGCGAGTTCGACGAGGCCGCCGAGATCGACGGCGCGATCCTCTCGAAGGCCGACGCCGACTCCAACGGCGGCGCGGCGATATCGATCGCTCACGTCACCGGGAAGCCGATCCTGTTTCTCGGCGTGGGGCAGGGCTACGACGACCTCGAGCGGTTCGATCCCGACGAGATGATCGACCGACTGCTCGAAGACGAGTAACGCGTCGTCGAGTTCGCCGTTCGCGCCGTGCGTTTCTCCTGTTTCCCACGCGACCTGTCGCAACCGCCCGTGTGAGCTTCTTGTCCCCGTCGGTAGTAGTGCGGGTGCCCATGATCGATTCCGTACTCGTGGTCGGTTCGACCGGCACGCAAGGCGGCGCCGTCGCCAGACACCTGCTCGAGCGAGACGTAACGGTCCTCGCGCTGACGCGCAACAAGGACAGCGAGAACGCCCGCGACCTCGCCGAGCGCGGCGCGGAGGTCGTCGAAGCCGACATCGGCCAGAAGAACTCGGTCGAACCGCTCGTCGAGCAGGCCGACGGAATTTTCCTGATGACGAACTTCTGGGAACACGGGTTCGACGACGAGGTCGACCAGGGACGGAACGTCGTCGAACTCGCCGACGAGGTCGGCGTCGACCACCTCGTGTTCTCCTCTGTCGGCGGCGCCGACCGCGAGACGGGTATCGCCCATTTTGACTCTAAATGGGAGATCGAGCGACTGATCGACCACCACGAACTCCCGGCGACGGTCGTCCGGCCGGTCTTCTTCGCGCAGAACTTCGAGGGCTTTCGCGAGTCGATCGAGGACGGAGCGGTAGCGATGGGCCTCGAGCCGCGCGTCCCGTTACAGGTGCTCGACGTCGAGGATCTCGGCGCGTTCGTCGCCGAGATATTCGGCGATCCGGATCGGTACGTCGGCGAGGCGTTCGAACTCGCGGGCGACGAACTGCCGCTGCGGGCGATGGCCGTCCGATTCGCCGACGCGCTCGAGACCGACGTCCGCGCGCACCACCTCTCGATCGACGACGTGCGCGAGAGCCAGGGCGAGGAGTACGCGGTGATGTTCGAGTGGTTCAACGAGCACGGCTACGAGTCCCCGATCGACGACCTGCAGGTCG contains:
- the pfdA gene encoding prefoldin subunit alpha, with product MSQQQLQQLSQELQEIEEQIETLQQNVEGVQQEQHDVDEAIEALDTLETGSTVQVPLGGGAYLRATIEDIDEVIVDLGADYAAEFEEGDAVDALENKKVRLGDRIDDINEEISELQAESQELEQQAQQLQQQAMQQQMQQMGQQGQGPDE
- the rpl18a gene encoding 50S ribosomal protein L18Ae; its protein translation is MSQFTVTGRFKSRDEYAAFETTIEAENERVDREHVLSQLGSRHGLKRTQIELDEVTQQ
- the ftsY gene encoding signal recognition particle-docking protein FtsY, producing MFDNLKEKLGSFREDAEAAAEENVEEVDEDELEDEELDDVETADAAASDSESPDTTGEPVDTVDEPESELEAEMAAPPEAADATAGTEADERDVQESPTPDPSAATEPTPEPELETDPTAPELEDDADEPRETAAAEVESVEGADAEAEEEDEADDGGNGTGFGAKARSLVKGKFVIEEEDLEGPLYELEMALLTSDVEMGVAEEILDSIRDELVGETRTFTTSTGEVVEEALRNAIHDVISVGQFDFDERIAIEDKPVTIIFTGVNGVGKTTSIAKMSRYLEERGYSTVMANGDTYRAGANEQIQEHADALDTKCISHEQGGDPAAVLYDAVEYAEANDVDVVLGDTAGRLHTDEGLMDQLEKIDRVVGPDMTLFVDEAVAGQDAVNRAREFDEAAEIDGAILSKADADSNGGAAISIAHVTGKPILFLGVGQGYDDLERFDPDEMIDRLLEDE
- a CDS encoding NmrA/HSCARG family protein, whose amino-acid sequence is MIDSVLVVGSTGTQGGAVARHLLERDVTVLALTRNKDSENARDLAERGAEVVEADIGQKNSVEPLVEQADGIFLMTNFWEHGFDDEVDQGRNVVELADEVGVDHLVFSSVGGADRETGIAHFDSKWEIERLIDHHELPATVVRPVFFAQNFEGFRESIEDGAVAMGLEPRVPLQVLDVEDLGAFVAEIFGDPDRYVGEAFELAGDELPLRAMAVRFADALETDVRAHHLSIDDVRESQGEEYAVMFEWFNEHGYESPIDDLQVEHDVDFHRLEDYLERAW